A window of the Corallococcus exiguus genome harbors these coding sequences:
- a CDS encoding cation:proton antiporter produces MHDAHAFLQALATVLCVAAVTTVLFQRLRQPVVLGYILAGFIIGPHVPIPLVADPGIVQTLSEMGVILLMFSLGLEFSLRKLFQVGPTAGLTAVIQCSVMVWLGFITGRAFGWTMLESLFTGCCIAISSTTIIAKAFDEQNIRGALRGIVVGILIVEDLIGILLMAMLTAVSSGTGMSAVDLAFTVGRLAAFLVGLVGIGLFVVPRLMRYITNLQRPETTLVTSVGICFAGALLAQTFGYSVALGAFLAGSLVAESGEGKEVEHLVQPVRDLFGAVFFVSVGMLIDPALIREHWAAIAVLTGVVVVGKILSVSLGAFFTGNGTRTSVQAGLSLSQIGEFSFIIAGLGLSLKATGTFLYPVAVAVSAITTLTTPWLIRASGPIANWVDRKLPAPLQTFASLYGSWVENLRTSPRQKTVGARVRRMALLMLLDAAFITIIVIGTSVLLPQVTEFIDERMGWGKTMTPWIVIGLSTALALPFCVGIVRMGRRLGVVLAEGALPAAANGRVDLAAAPRRVLVVALQLASVFMVGVPVLAITQPFIPGVPGAVVLLVSLGVMGFAFWKSATNLQGHMRAGAQVIVEALAAQSHAKGDEDEPSKDVLHGVRQMLPGIGEPESVALGESSAAVGRTLAELNLRGMTGATVLAIRRGEAGVLVPTAQEVLRAGDILALAGTHEAIDAAKGVLG; encoded by the coding sequence ATGCACGACGCCCACGCGTTCCTCCAAGCCCTCGCCACCGTCCTTTGTGTCGCGGCGGTCACCACGGTCCTCTTCCAGCGCCTGCGCCAGCCGGTGGTGCTGGGCTACATCCTCGCGGGCTTCATCATCGGACCGCACGTCCCCATTCCGCTGGTGGCGGACCCGGGCATCGTGCAGACGCTGTCGGAGATGGGCGTCATCCTGCTGATGTTCTCCCTGGGGCTGGAGTTCAGCCTGCGCAAGCTGTTCCAGGTGGGGCCCACCGCGGGGCTCACCGCCGTCATCCAGTGCAGCGTGATGGTGTGGCTGGGCTTCATCACCGGCCGCGCCTTCGGCTGGACGATGCTGGAGAGCCTGTTCACCGGCTGCTGCATCGCCATCTCCAGCACCACCATCATCGCCAAGGCCTTCGACGAGCAGAACATCCGGGGCGCGCTGCGCGGCATCGTGGTGGGCATCCTCATCGTGGAGGACCTCATCGGCATCCTGCTGATGGCCATGCTCACCGCGGTGTCCAGCGGGACCGGCATGTCCGCCGTGGACCTGGCGTTCACCGTGGGCCGGCTGGCTGCGTTCCTCGTGGGTCTGGTCGGCATTGGCCTGTTCGTCGTGCCCCGGTTGATGCGCTACATCACGAACCTCCAGCGGCCGGAGACGACGCTCGTCACCAGCGTGGGCATCTGCTTCGCGGGCGCGCTGCTGGCGCAGACGTTCGGCTACTCGGTGGCGCTGGGCGCGTTCCTGGCGGGCTCGCTGGTGGCGGAGTCCGGCGAGGGCAAGGAGGTTGAACACCTGGTGCAGCCGGTGCGCGACCTGTTCGGCGCGGTGTTCTTCGTGTCGGTGGGCATGCTCATCGACCCGGCGCTCATCCGCGAGCACTGGGCGGCCATCGCGGTGCTCACCGGTGTGGTCGTCGTGGGGAAGATCCTCAGCGTGTCGCTGGGTGCGTTCTTCACGGGCAACGGTACGCGCACGTCCGTGCAGGCGGGCCTGAGCCTGTCCCAGATTGGCGAGTTCTCCTTCATCATCGCGGGCCTGGGCCTGTCCCTGAAGGCCACGGGCACGTTCCTCTACCCGGTGGCGGTGGCCGTGTCCGCCATCACCACGCTGACCACGCCGTGGCTCATCCGCGCGTCCGGTCCCATCGCCAACTGGGTGGACCGCAAGCTGCCGGCGCCACTGCAGACATTCGCGTCGCTGTACGGAAGCTGGGTGGAGAACCTGCGCACGTCGCCGCGCCAGAAGACGGTGGGCGCGCGCGTGCGGCGCATGGCACTCCTGATGCTCCTGGACGCGGCGTTCATCACCATCATCGTCATTGGCACGTCGGTGCTGCTGCCCCAGGTGACGGAGTTCATCGACGAGCGCATGGGCTGGGGCAAGACGATGACGCCGTGGATCGTCATCGGCCTGTCCACGGCGCTGGCCCTGCCCTTCTGCGTGGGCATCGTGCGGATGGGGCGGCGGCTGGGCGTGGTGCTGGCGGAGGGCGCGCTACCGGCGGCAGCCAACGGCAGGGTGGACCTGGCGGCGGCGCCTCGGCGGGTGCTGGTGGTGGCGCTCCAGTTGGCCAGCGTCTTCATGGTGGGCGTGCCGGTGCTGGCCATCACCCAGCCGTTCATTCCCGGCGTGCCGGGCGCGGTGGTGCTGCTGGTGTCCCTGGGCGTGATGGGCTTCGCCTTCTGGAAGAGCGCCACGAACCTGCAGGGACACATGCGCGCGGGCGCGCAGGTCATCGTGGAGGCGCTCGCGGCCCAGTCCCACGCCAAGGGCGACGAGGACGAGCCGTCAAAAGACGTGCTGCACGGCGTGCGTCAGATGCTGCCCGGCATTGGCGAACCGGAGTCGGTGGCGCTCGGCGAGTCCAGCGCGGCGGTGGGCCGGACCCTGGCGGAGCTCAACCTGCGCGGCATGACGGGGGCCACGGTGCTGGCCATCCGGCGGGGCGAAGCAGGCGTACTCGTGCCCACCGCGCAGGAGGTGCTGCGCGCGGGTGACATCCTCGCGCTCGCGGGGACTCATGAGGCCATCGACGCGGCGAAGGGCGTTCTCGGCTGA
- a CDS encoding FAD-dependent oxidoreductase yields the protein MSKALVCTCEDVTVTDVEHAIERGYHDVESVKRYTGFGTGICQGKSCHAAVAALLKQKAPALKPEGVVPFTPRPPLYPTELRVLASAPVDESVPPVGGVPQELEHFPSALRPEGPVPQKAKVVIIGGGIMGLSLAYNLALRGETDVVVLERGYLCAGASGRNGGGVRMQWGTPALIELAKRSIDLMKGFARDLGVNVWLRQGGYLFLAKRKDTAYRLDRNAALHNKYGVPTRIITADEARQIVPDLTMKDCVTAAYNPEDGVIFPWAFLWGYAQGCVKRGVKVETYTNVTGFETSNGQVRKVKTDRGDIACDTVVLASGAWSPQVAKLADVTLPNEPHRHEILSTEPLKPFLSPLVSVLDTGLYFSQSMRGEIVGGMGDPKEPAGPNMGSTLRFVARFAQALTEQLPHVGQVKVLRQWGGLYDVTPDNNPILGRTPGLDNLLQLSGFVGHGFMMAPAVAERMAQWMTSGDSDELFTRFNLRRFEEGTLEREDMIIG from the coding sequence ATGAGCAAGGCGCTCGTCTGCACCTGCGAGGACGTCACCGTCACGGACGTGGAGCACGCCATCGAGCGCGGCTACCACGACGTGGAGTCGGTGAAGCGCTACACGGGCTTCGGCACCGGCATCTGCCAGGGCAAGAGCTGCCATGCCGCGGTGGCCGCGCTGCTCAAGCAGAAGGCCCCGGCGCTCAAGCCGGAGGGCGTGGTGCCCTTCACGCCGCGCCCGCCGCTGTACCCCACGGAGCTGCGCGTGCTCGCCAGCGCTCCCGTGGACGAGTCCGTCCCGCCCGTGGGCGGCGTGCCCCAGGAGCTGGAGCACTTCCCGTCCGCGCTGCGCCCGGAAGGGCCGGTGCCGCAGAAGGCGAAGGTGGTCATCATCGGCGGCGGCATCATGGGCCTGTCGCTGGCGTACAACCTGGCCCTGCGCGGGGAGACGGACGTCGTCGTGCTGGAGCGCGGCTACCTGTGCGCGGGCGCGTCCGGCCGCAACGGCGGCGGCGTGCGCATGCAGTGGGGCACCCCGGCGCTGATTGAATTGGCCAAGCGCTCCATCGACCTGATGAAGGGCTTCGCGCGCGACCTGGGCGTCAACGTGTGGCTGCGCCAGGGTGGCTACCTGTTCCTGGCCAAGCGCAAGGACACCGCGTACCGCCTGGATCGCAACGCCGCCCTGCACAACAAGTACGGCGTGCCCACGCGCATCATCACCGCGGACGAGGCGCGGCAGATCGTCCCGGACCTCACGATGAAGGACTGCGTGACGGCGGCCTACAACCCGGAGGACGGCGTCATCTTCCCCTGGGCCTTCCTGTGGGGCTACGCGCAGGGCTGCGTGAAGCGCGGCGTGAAGGTGGAGACGTACACCAACGTCACCGGCTTCGAGACGAGCAACGGCCAGGTGCGCAAGGTGAAGACGGACCGGGGCGACATCGCCTGCGACACCGTGGTGCTCGCCTCCGGCGCGTGGAGCCCGCAGGTCGCGAAGCTGGCGGACGTGACGCTGCCCAACGAGCCGCACCGCCACGAAATCCTCAGCACCGAACCGCTCAAGCCCTTCCTGTCGCCGCTGGTGTCGGTGCTCGACACGGGCCTGTACTTCAGCCAGTCCATGCGCGGTGAAATCGTGGGCGGCATGGGTGACCCCAAGGAGCCCGCCGGCCCCAACATGGGCAGCACCCTGCGCTTCGTGGCGCGCTTCGCCCAGGCCCTCACGGAGCAGCTGCCGCACGTGGGCCAGGTGAAGGTGCTGCGCCAGTGGGGCGGGCTCTATGACGTCACCCCGGACAACAACCCCATCCTGGGACGCACCCCGGGCCTGGACAACCTGCTGCAGCTGTCCGGCTTCGTGGGCCACGGCTTCATGATGGCCCCCGCCGTCGCGGAGCGGATGGCCCAGTGGATGACCTCCGGCGACTCCGACGAGCTCTTCACCCGCTTCAACCTCCGCCGCTTCGAGGAAGGCACCCTCGAGCGCGAGGACATGATCATCGGCTGA
- a CDS encoding SDR family NAD(P)-dependent oxidoreductase — protein sequence MRPPIDNGTVLIIGAAGGIGRELARLLSPRVRTLVLVARDVDDLGSLREELLVRNPTLGVMIRACRLDDPRAVDALFEHLERHYVRVDVLINNADHSSSGLYAEERWKRIEELVHANVLAPAMITHRLLGPMLERGRGGILTVGSGAARLFLPGAVAFSATQRFLDGFSESLRLELKDAGIPVTFVAPGPLALEPHLEGEVTPFFELSLRQCAREALEGFERGEALVYPGLGHRWVMRLLRFLPRSFKRGLGRLALGGLKRTLLLKPTGPTGTDAPPQPVLLARGEPSSAT from the coding sequence ATGCGCCCTCCCATCGACAACGGTACCGTGCTCATCATCGGCGCAGCTGGCGGCATCGGCCGCGAGCTTGCCCGGCTGCTCTCCCCCCGGGTCAGGACCCTGGTGCTCGTCGCGCGCGACGTGGACGACCTGGGGAGCCTGCGGGAGGAGCTGCTCGTCCGGAACCCCACCCTGGGGGTGATGATCCGCGCGTGCCGGCTGGATGATCCGCGCGCCGTGGACGCGCTGTTCGAGCACCTGGAGCGCCACTACGTCCGCGTGGACGTGCTCATCAACAACGCGGACCATTCCTCCAGCGGCCTGTACGCGGAGGAGCGCTGGAAGCGCATCGAGGAGCTGGTGCATGCGAATGTGCTGGCCCCGGCCATGATCACCCACCGCCTGCTGGGCCCCATGCTGGAGCGCGGGCGGGGTGGCATCCTCACGGTGGGCTCGGGCGCGGCGCGCCTGTTCCTCCCGGGGGCGGTGGCGTTCTCCGCCACGCAGCGCTTCCTGGACGGCTTCAGTGAGTCGCTGCGCCTGGAGCTGAAGGACGCGGGCATCCCCGTCACCTTCGTGGCCCCCGGCCCGCTGGCGCTGGAGCCGCACCTGGAGGGAGAGGTGACGCCGTTCTTCGAGCTGTCCCTGCGCCAGTGCGCCCGCGAGGCCCTGGAGGGCTTCGAGCGGGGCGAGGCGCTGGTGTACCCCGGCCTGGGGCACCGCTGGGTGATGCGGCTGCTGCGTTTCCTGCCGCGCTCCTTCAAGCGGGGCCTGGGGCGGCTGGCGCTGGGCGGCCTCAAGCGGACGCTGCTCCTGAAGCCGACCGGGCCCACCGGAACGGATGCGCCCCCCCAGCCGGTGCTGCTGGCCAGGGGGGAGCCTTCGTCCGCGACGTAG
- a CDS encoding universal stress protein, with protein MAGPSRILVPVDLKDGSRSVVDYALQLARPFGATVDVLHAWEPPQYVAPDLLVASPGWDATSLEAMARDTAGKELESLLRKVDGTAPVALSHRVVIGEAGNVVLEEAERGKYDLIVMGTHQRKGLTRMLLGSVAQKVVGRAACPVLTLHVSPE; from the coding sequence ATGGCTGGCCCTTCACGCATCCTCGTGCCGGTGGACCTGAAGGACGGTTCCCGGTCCGTCGTGGACTACGCGCTGCAACTCGCCCGCCCCTTCGGCGCGACGGTGGACGTCCTGCACGCCTGGGAGCCGCCGCAGTACGTGGCGCCGGACCTGCTGGTGGCCTCGCCCGGCTGGGACGCAACCTCGCTGGAGGCGATGGCGCGCGACACCGCGGGCAAGGAACTGGAATCCCTGCTGCGCAAGGTGGACGGCACCGCGCCTGTCGCCCTGTCCCACCGCGTGGTGATTGGCGAGGCGGGCAACGTGGTGCTGGAGGAGGCCGAGCGCGGGAAGTACGACCTCATCGTGATGGGCACGCACCAGCGCAAGGGGCTCACCCGCATGCTGCTGGGCAGCGTGGCGCAGAAGGTGGTCGGCCGCGCCGCGTGCCCGGTGCTCACCCTGCACGTCAGCCCGGAGTAA
- a CDS encoding PepSY-associated TM helix domain-containing protein translates to MNPKLRSILFWIHLICGLIVGLVVGVMSFTGAAIAFESQIIEWADRDARHVTPPAEGAPKLTLEEMLAKVKEAKPAVPPSGVTVYPGAESVVSVALGRGATVYVNPYTGEVREPGAQGWRSFFHTMEDLHRWLAASGDNRAVGKAITGVANLAFLFLGLTGLFLWWPRKWNLRAMRPTLWFRRGLKGKARDFNWHNVIGFWSLPVLVVLTTSGAVISYKWASNLVFTLTGNEPPAAQGPMAAAPVVVPTPAPGTQPQPLDAQFAAVMKQSNAWETITLRLATPPGAGAPGGRPEGAPRGEGGQRGEGAQRGEGGPRGEGGPRGEGGPRGEGRAEGRGGPKGPQASAFTVREQERWPLFANNTVSLDPFTAQTLKTETYADFNSGRKVRTWLRFLHTGEALGWVGQLIAALASFGAVFLVYTGYALSWRRFVPRRKTQAVAPPAPVAPPAETNINAA, encoded by the coding sequence ATGAATCCCAAGCTCCGCTCGATTCTCTTCTGGATCCACCTGATCTGCGGCCTCATCGTGGGGCTCGTCGTCGGGGTGATGTCTTTCACGGGCGCGGCGATCGCGTTCGAGTCGCAGATCATCGAATGGGCGGACCGTGACGCCCGTCACGTGACGCCTCCCGCGGAGGGGGCTCCCAAGCTGACGCTGGAGGAGATGCTCGCGAAGGTGAAGGAGGCGAAGCCCGCCGTGCCGCCCTCCGGAGTGACGGTGTACCCCGGGGCGGAGAGCGTGGTGTCGGTGGCCCTGGGCCGCGGCGCCACGGTCTACGTCAATCCCTACACCGGTGAAGTCCGCGAGCCGGGCGCTCAGGGCTGGCGGTCGTTCTTCCACACGATGGAGGATCTGCACCGCTGGCTCGCGGCGTCCGGCGACAACCGCGCCGTGGGCAAGGCCATCACCGGCGTGGCCAACCTGGCGTTCCTGTTCCTGGGCCTCACGGGCCTGTTCCTGTGGTGGCCGCGCAAGTGGAACCTGCGCGCCATGCGGCCCACCCTGTGGTTCCGCCGTGGGCTCAAGGGCAAGGCGCGCGACTTCAACTGGCACAACGTGATCGGCTTCTGGTCGCTGCCCGTGCTGGTGGTGCTGACCACGTCCGGCGCGGTCATCTCCTATAAGTGGGCGTCGAACCTGGTCTTCACGCTCACCGGCAACGAGCCGCCCGCCGCGCAGGGACCCATGGCCGCGGCGCCCGTCGTCGTTCCCACGCCCGCGCCGGGGACGCAGCCCCAGCCGCTGGATGCGCAGTTCGCGGCGGTGATGAAGCAGTCCAACGCCTGGGAGACCATCACCCTGCGTCTGGCCACGCCTCCGGGCGCTGGCGCCCCCGGCGGCCGTCCCGAAGGCGCCCCGCGAGGCGAGGGTGGCCAGCGTGGCGAAGGTGCCCAGCGCGGTGAGGGTGGTCCTCGCGGCGAGGGTGGCCCTCGCGGCGAGGGTGGCCCTCGCGGCGAAGGCCGTGCGGAAGGTCGCGGTGGTCCGAAGGGCCCGCAGGCCAGCGCCTTCACCGTCCGCGAGCAGGAGCGCTGGCCGCTCTTCGCCAACAACACGGTGTCGCTGGATCCGTTCACGGCCCAGACGCTGAAGACGGAGACGTACGCGGACTTCAACAGCGGCCGGAAGGTGCGCACGTGGCTGCGCTTCCTGCACACCGGCGAGGCGCTCGGGTGGGTGGGCCAGCTCATCGCGGCGCTCGCGTCCTTCGGCGCCGTGTTCCTCGTCTACACCGGCTATGCGCTCTCCTGGCGCCGCTTCGTCCCTCGCCGGAAGACGCAGGCCGTGGCGCCCCCGGCCCCGGTGGCACCGCCCGCGGAAACGAATATAAACGCCGCCTGA
- a CDS encoding trypsin-like serine peptidase has protein sequence MAAKKLVGAMLVMGLTACGSVEPMDVPDAEPLASQESNVIVGSLNWVSATSLTGTQRTKSLAVGYLSIPAVGSRCTAWLVSNDIIITNNHCVGSASEAVGARVSFNYEDGVASASRVWYPCATFIKTWSGDDMTALRCSAVNGQLPGQVYGFLTVATANAATNATVYVVNQNCDYYTTSSCVPTKKSSPGKVLNGNYSTTDISYDADTLGGSSGSPVISTSTNQVVALHHIGVGGNSQGRGTANTGVKATRVKARLAEIGL, from the coding sequence ATGGCCGCGAAGAAGCTCGTGGGTGCGATGCTGGTGATGGGCCTGACGGCGTGTGGTTCCGTGGAGCCCATGGACGTGCCGGACGCGGAGCCGCTCGCGTCGCAGGAGTCCAACGTCATCGTGGGCTCGCTGAACTGGGTGAGCGCCACGTCCCTCACGGGCACGCAGCGCACCAAGTCCCTGGCGGTGGGCTACCTCTCCATCCCCGCGGTGGGAAGCCGCTGCACGGCGTGGCTCGTCTCCAACGACATCATCATCACCAACAACCACTGCGTGGGCAGCGCGTCGGAAGCGGTGGGCGCGCGCGTGTCGTTCAACTACGAGGACGGCGTCGCGTCCGCTTCGCGCGTCTGGTACCCGTGCGCCACGTTCATCAAGACGTGGAGCGGTGACGACATGACGGCGCTGCGCTGCTCGGCCGTCAACGGCCAGCTGCCCGGCCAGGTGTACGGCTTCCTCACCGTCGCCACCGCCAACGCGGCGACGAACGCCACCGTGTACGTCGTGAACCAGAACTGCGACTACTACACGACGTCGTCCTGCGTGCCGACGAAGAAGTCCTCGCCGGGCAAGGTGCTCAACGGCAACTACAGCACCACGGACATCTCCTACGACGCGGACACGCTGGGCGGCTCGTCCGGCTCGCCCGTCATCTCCACGTCCACGAACCAGGTGGTGGCGCTGCACCACATCGGCGTCGGCGGCAACTCGCAGGGCCGCGGCACGGCCAACACCGGCGTGAAGGCCACGCGCGTGAAGGCGCGTCTGGCCGAAATCGGCCTGTAG
- a CDS encoding TonB-dependent receptor — protein sequence MRGTLWPWGPAAVGLASALAAGGAVAQETPVTGETSAPVQESRPAETPRVGQDAPAPERTPESAPTGAPEAEAGQDDAYVLPEVSVEGETEKYNVTEPSLARLPRPLVDTPQTITVVPERVMEEQQAMTLRDALRNVSGITVTAGEGGRQGDSFSLRGFSAQTDTLRDGVRDLGWFTRDTFNLEGVEVYFGPSSVLFGRGSTGGAINLVTKKARKGSFTDLRLSGGTAPIGRIEADVNQELSDSVQFRVSAVGQLAGVAGRDVVKENRAGIAPSARFQLADKVALEVDYFYQHEDSMPDYGQPYFNGYPVGVTLDVPRENFYGVKDSDAELVNVHIGSARLLADLGNTFRLTNTLRYGGVDRFARPTAPRGLTPATDPTTIGRQRFETSTDNTYFADQLDVRGVFNTGFLKHTANFGLDVSREQRELGRVNLTTASGNLPADLFEPDNSPDLSGVNRVPGATNYSRQWNLGAYASDQIQIGKYVEVLGTLRLDNLHSDYETKAANGDVAAFEQENSLFNWRVGLVLHPAENTSVYGMYGTSQNPSAELATLANDTVTLDPEKNETFEVGAKADLIAERLSVNAALFRTNKLNARVPNSDPDGPPTVLEGKQRVQGYALGIAGSPVRRWNVFANYTFLDASIREHTNEFLVGQRLVNTPKRSFSLWTTYAILDNLSVGGGATYQDVAPVNNPANATVLLTKVPNFWRFDAFASYSIKKVDLQLNVYNLTDKLYYDSYYGGQAVPADGVSALLSAHVRF from the coding sequence GTGCGCGGCACGCTCTGGCCCTGGGGTCCCGCTGCCGTGGGGCTCGCCTCCGCGCTGGCCGCGGGTGGCGCGGTGGCGCAGGAGACGCCGGTGACGGGTGAGACGTCCGCGCCGGTGCAGGAGTCCCGGCCGGCGGAGACCCCCCGGGTGGGCCAGGATGCCCCGGCCCCGGAGCGCACCCCGGAGTCCGCGCCCACGGGCGCGCCGGAGGCGGAGGCCGGTCAGGACGACGCGTACGTCCTGCCGGAAGTGTCCGTGGAGGGCGAGACGGAGAAGTACAACGTCACCGAGCCCAGCCTGGCCCGGCTGCCGCGGCCGCTGGTGGACACGCCGCAGACCATCACGGTGGTGCCCGAGCGCGTGATGGAGGAGCAGCAGGCGATGACGCTGCGCGACGCGCTTCGCAACGTGTCCGGCATCACGGTGACGGCGGGCGAGGGTGGCCGCCAGGGTGACTCCTTCTCGCTGCGCGGCTTCTCCGCCCAGACGGACACGCTGCGCGACGGCGTGCGTGACCTGGGCTGGTTCACCCGCGACACGTTCAACCTGGAGGGCGTGGAGGTCTACTTCGGCCCGTCGTCGGTGCTGTTCGGCCGCGGCTCCACGGGCGGCGCCATCAACCTGGTGACGAAGAAGGCGCGCAAGGGCTCCTTCACGGACCTACGCCTGTCCGGCGGCACGGCGCCGATTGGCCGCATCGAGGCGGACGTCAACCAGGAGCTCTCCGACAGCGTGCAGTTCCGCGTGAGCGCCGTGGGGCAGCTGGCGGGTGTCGCGGGCCGCGACGTCGTGAAGGAGAACCGCGCGGGCATCGCGCCGTCCGCGCGCTTCCAGCTGGCGGACAAGGTCGCCCTGGAAGTGGACTACTTCTACCAGCACGAGGACAGCATGCCGGACTACGGCCAGCCGTACTTCAACGGCTACCCCGTGGGCGTCACCCTGGACGTGCCTCGTGAGAACTTCTACGGCGTGAAGGACAGCGACGCGGAGCTCGTCAACGTCCACATCGGCTCGGCGCGCCTGCTGGCGGACCTGGGCAACACCTTCCGCCTGACGAACACGCTGCGCTACGGCGGCGTGGACCGCTTCGCCCGGCCCACCGCGCCGCGTGGCCTGACGCCGGCCACGGACCCCACCACCATCGGACGCCAGCGCTTCGAGACGTCCACGGACAACACCTACTTCGCGGACCAGCTGGACGTGCGCGGCGTGTTCAACACGGGCTTCCTCAAGCACACCGCCAACTTTGGCCTGGACGTGTCCCGCGAGCAGCGTGAGCTGGGCCGCGTCAACCTCACCACGGCCAGCGGCAACCTGCCCGCGGACCTGTTCGAGCCGGACAACAGCCCGGACCTGTCCGGCGTGAACCGTGTCCCGGGCGCCACCAACTACAGCCGCCAGTGGAACCTGGGCGCGTACGCGTCGGATCAGATCCAGATCGGCAAGTACGTGGAGGTCCTGGGCACCCTGCGCCTGGACAACCTGCACAGCGACTACGAGACCAAGGCCGCGAACGGTGACGTGGCCGCCTTCGAGCAGGAGAACAGCCTGTTCAACTGGCGCGTGGGCCTGGTGCTCCACCCGGCGGAGAACACCAGCGTCTACGGCATGTACGGCACGTCCCAGAACCCGAGCGCGGAGCTGGCCACGCTGGCCAACGACACCGTCACCCTGGATCCGGAGAAGAACGAGACCTTCGAGGTCGGCGCCAAGGCGGACCTCATCGCGGAGCGCCTGAGCGTCAACGCCGCGCTCTTCCGCACCAACAAGCTGAACGCGCGCGTGCCGAACTCGGATCCGGACGGCCCGCCCACCGTGCTGGAGGGCAAGCAGCGGGTGCAGGGCTACGCGCTCGGCATCGCGGGTTCGCCGGTGCGCCGCTGGAACGTGTTCGCCAACTACACGTTCCTGGACGCGAGCATCCGCGAGCACACCAATGAGTTCCTGGTGGGCCAGCGCCTGGTGAACACGCCCAAGCGCAGCTTCTCGCTGTGGACCACGTACGCCATCCTGGACAACCTGTCCGTGGGCGGCGGCGCCACCTACCAGGACGTGGCCCCGGTGAACAACCCGGCCAACGCGACGGTGCTGCTCACCAAGGTCCCCAACTTCTGGCGCTTCGACGCGTTCGCCTCGTACTCCATCAAGAAGGTGGACCTGCAGCTCAACGTCTACAACCTGACCGACAAGCTCTACTACGACTCGTACTACGGCGGTCAGGCCGTGCCGGCGGACGGTGTTTCGGCGCTGCTCTCAGCGCACGTGCGGTTCTAG
- a CDS encoding Fe2+-dependent dioxygenase has translation MMVHIPQVLTPEQVAHCRAVFDKAAWEDGRTTAGKQSMQVKKNLQLPEGSPAARELGDLVLAGLEKSPLFISAVLPQRVFPPLFNRYESGMDFGSHVDNAIRPILGTNQRIRTDVSATLFLSDPDSYDGGELVVEDTYGNHAAKLPAGDLIVYPSTSLHHVTPVTRGVRLASFFWIQSMIRDAGQRSLLFDMDTSIMQLTREVPKSPALVMLTGVYHNLLRQWAEP, from the coding sequence ATGATGGTGCACATCCCGCAGGTGCTCACGCCCGAGCAGGTGGCCCACTGCCGCGCCGTCTTCGACAAGGCGGCGTGGGAGGACGGCCGGACCACCGCCGGCAAGCAGTCCATGCAGGTGAAGAAGAACCTCCAGCTGCCCGAAGGCAGCCCCGCTGCCCGGGAGCTGGGGGACCTGGTGCTGGCCGGCCTGGAGAAGAGCCCGCTGTTCATCTCCGCCGTGCTGCCCCAGCGCGTCTTCCCTCCGCTGTTCAACCGCTACGAGTCCGGCATGGACTTCGGCTCGCATGTGGACAACGCCATCCGGCCCATCCTGGGCACGAACCAGCGCATCCGCACGGACGTGTCCGCCACGCTCTTCCTGAGCGACCCGGACAGCTACGACGGTGGTGAGCTGGTGGTGGAGGACACCTACGGCAACCACGCGGCGAAGCTGCCCGCGGGGGACCTCATCGTCTACCCGTCCACCAGCCTGCACCACGTCACGCCGGTGACGCGCGGCGTGCGGCTGGCGTCGTTCTTCTGGATCCAGAGCATGATCCGCGACGCGGGGCAGCGCTCGCTGCTCTTCGACATGGACACGTCCATCATGCAGCTCACCCGCGAGGTGCCCAAGAGCCCCGCGCTGGTGATGCTCACGGGCGTGTACCACAACCTCCTGCGCCAGTGGGCGGAGCCCTGA
- a CDS encoding TonB family protein codes for MRTILNFNDGLGAAPTLPQAVTARADAARSPVGLFQSATATAEAGWGRWSGALLTATVAHVLAVAVGVMMVSTRPPPELKKPEPELVLMAYAPPPPPLGGGALKQAAPEPVKPVVQKPRPKRQELVVPAKVPEPVKEQEPVVEQVETPAATEVAAVASQAPAGPGVPDGAVGGVVGGVVGGVVGGKAGGQGTAPPIYTPREVMKLPVLLSGKPEYPRRAREDGITGVVMVMVVIGTDGAVEPGSPRIHRSVPGLDEAALESVSGWRFSPALGHGGAPVRVKVVIPVKFALR; via the coding sequence ATGCGAACCATTCTCAACTTCAACGACGGATTGGGTGCTGCCCCGACGCTGCCGCAAGCTGTGACCGCGCGTGCGGATGCGGCGCGGAGCCCGGTGGGGCTCTTCCAGTCCGCGACCGCGACGGCGGAGGCGGGATGGGGTCGCTGGAGCGGGGCCCTGTTGACCGCGACCGTGGCGCACGTATTGGCGGTGGCGGTGGGCGTGATGATGGTGTCGACCCGCCCGCCGCCCGAACTCAAGAAGCCGGAGCCGGAGCTGGTGCTGATGGCCTACGCGCCGCCTCCGCCGCCGTTGGGGGGGGGCGCGCTGAAGCAGGCGGCCCCGGAGCCCGTGAAGCCGGTGGTGCAGAAGCCGCGCCCGAAGCGGCAGGAACTGGTGGTGCCCGCGAAGGTTCCTGAGCCGGTGAAGGAGCAGGAGCCGGTGGTGGAGCAGGTGGAGACCCCGGCCGCGACGGAAGTCGCCGCGGTCGCGTCGCAGGCGCCCGCGGGGCCTGGCGTGCCGGACGGCGCGGTGGGGGGAGTCGTCGGGGGCGTGGTGGGCGGAGTCGTGGGCGGCAAGGCCGGTGGGCAGGGCACCGCGCCGCCCATCTATACGCCGCGCGAGGTGATGAAGCTGCCGGTGCTGCTGTCCGGCAAGCCGGAGTATCCGCGCCGCGCCCGCGAGGATGGAATCACCGGCGTGGTGATGGTGATGGTCGTGATTGGCACGGACGGCGCGGTGGAGCCGGGCTCGCCGCGCATCCATCGCTCGGTGCCGGGCCTGGACGAGGCCGCGCTCGAGTCCGTGTCGGGCTGGCGCTTCTCGCCGGCCCTGGGACATGGCGGCGCGCCCGTGCGCGTGAAGGTCGTGATCCCGGTGAAGTTCGCCCTGAGGTAG